A region of Streptomyces paludis DNA encodes the following proteins:
- a CDS encoding ROK family transcriptional regulator: MLAASWAPLSPAERAVAIEVLTHGPVSRTEIARKLNLSAGSLTRLTKPLIESGLLIEEPAPVPAATATRQGRPSQPLDIVADSRYFAGFKITADTVYGVVTTLRSEVVAQRTVPLRTRDPEDVADLLEELTRDFRAEFPRLAGIGVGIGGQVERFARAVASRFLGWQDVPFAELVERRTGLPVVVENDVAALVEAEAWFGAGRGLDRFAVLTIGAGIGYGLVIGGRLVRSADDGRGIGRRWIVNPYGPLTPDGERGSAVSLLTVPNIRYQVAAGTGRDHTYEEILTLAAAGDPLASRVMDEAAHALGTVVAQIANFAMPEKILLAGEGIGLMDIASERVWSTVRANRDPLAEPVVLETKVSDFNDWARGAAVLAIQILVLGRPRE, from the coding sequence ATGCTTGCAGCCAGTTGGGCGCCACTGAGCCCCGCCGAACGCGCCGTCGCGATCGAGGTACTGACCCATGGCCCGGTCTCGCGCACGGAGATCGCGCGGAAGCTGAATCTCTCCGCGGGCAGCCTCACCCGGCTCACCAAGCCCCTGATCGAGTCCGGCCTCCTGATCGAGGAGCCCGCGCCGGTCCCGGCGGCCACGGCCACCCGGCAGGGCCGCCCCTCGCAGCCGCTCGACATCGTCGCCGACTCGCGCTACTTCGCCGGGTTCAAGATCACCGCGGATACGGTGTACGGGGTGGTGACGACCCTCAGGAGCGAGGTCGTCGCCCAGCGCACCGTCCCGCTGCGGACCCGCGACCCCGAGGACGTCGCGGACCTCCTTGAGGAGCTGACCAGGGACTTCCGCGCCGAGTTCCCGCGTCTGGCCGGGATCGGCGTCGGCATCGGCGGGCAGGTGGAGCGCTTCGCGCGGGCGGTCGCGTCGCGGTTCCTGGGGTGGCAGGACGTACCGTTCGCGGAGCTGGTGGAGCGGCGCACCGGGCTGCCGGTCGTCGTCGAGAACGATGTCGCGGCCCTGGTCGAGGCCGAAGCCTGGTTCGGCGCGGGGCGCGGCCTCGACCGCTTCGCGGTGCTCACCATCGGGGCGGGGATCGGGTACGGCCTGGTCATCGGCGGCCGGCTGGTCCGCTCCGCCGACGACGGCCGGGGCATCGGGCGGCGCTGGATCGTCAACCCGTACGGGCCGCTCACGCCGGACGGAGAGCGGGGCAGCGCGGTCTCGCTGCTGACCGTGCCGAACATCCGCTACCAGGTCGCGGCCGGGACGGGCCGGGACCATACGTACGAGGAGATCCTGACCCTGGCGGCGGCGGGCGACCCGCTGGCCTCGCGGGTGATGGACGAGGCGGCGCACGCGCTGGGGACGGTGGTCGCGCAGATCGCGAACTTCGCCATGCCGGAGAAGATCCTGCTGGCGGGGGAGGGGATCGGGCTGATGGACATCGCGTCCGAGCGGGTCTGGTCCACCGTACGAGCCAACCGCGACCCGCTCGCGGAGCCGGTGGTCCTGGAGACGAAGGTCTCGGACTTCAACGACTGGGCACGGGGGGCCGCGGTGCTGGCGATCCAGATCCTGGTGCTGGGGAGACCGCGGGAGTAG
- a CDS encoding cupin domain-containing protein, which translates to MAEHTEHTTPTPTPATTPVNLAHKLSQFSELWSQKKIADVNDCEVKLAKLKGEFVWHTHPDTDELFLVVSGRLTLQLRSGDVVLEAGELFVVPRGVEHCPVADEETAILLLEPAGTLNTGDAGGPLTKAAEALG; encoded by the coding sequence ATGGCCGAACACACCGAACACACCACTCCCACACCCACCCCCGCGACCACCCCCGTCAACCTGGCCCACAAGCTCTCCCAGTTCAGCGAGTTGTGGTCCCAGAAGAAGATCGCCGACGTCAACGACTGCGAGGTCAAACTCGCCAAGCTGAAGGGCGAGTTCGTCTGGCACACCCACCCGGACACCGACGAGCTGTTCCTCGTCGTCAGCGGGCGGCTCACCCTTCAGCTCCGGTCCGGTGATGTCGTACTGGAAGCGGGGGAGCTGTTCGTCGTACCCCGGGGTGTTGAGCACTGTCCCGTCGCGGACGAGGAGACCGCCATCCTCCTGCTGGAGCCGGCCGGCACCCTCAACACCGGCGACGCGGGCGGCCCGCTCACCAAGGCCGCCGAAGCACTGGGCTGA
- a CDS encoding IclR family transcriptional regulator — MQTNDDRSDTETTGDAAAGVPAVPADVVGRAMRLLVLVGEHPHGITLSELARESGVPVSTSHRLVNSLCREGLVDFDPSGKRYRPGLRLFQLGQQAGLAYGFAGTALPVMQRVTDRTEEATLLSVLDGTRHLYVHYVDGPLPVGVRSEPGRHGPLHCTSMGKVLMAFAPEEVRTDLLARVDLTPYGPNSITDRAVLREAVRLARENGYATADEEHHAGLRAVAVPVLRPDGTVFAALSTAAPAFRRTLPDLIALVPLLQSAATELGARLPTR; from the coding sequence GTGCAGACCAACGACGACAGGAGCGACACGGAGACCACCGGCGACGCAGCGGCCGGAGTCCCGGCGGTCCCGGCGGACGTCGTGGGCCGGGCGATGCGCCTCCTGGTCCTGGTGGGCGAGCACCCGCACGGGATCACACTGTCGGAGCTGGCCCGGGAGAGCGGCGTACCGGTCAGCACGTCCCACCGGCTGGTCAACTCGCTCTGCCGGGAGGGCCTCGTCGACTTCGACCCGAGCGGCAAGCGCTACCGCCCCGGCCTGCGCCTCTTCCAGCTCGGCCAACAGGCGGGCCTGGCCTACGGTTTCGCCGGAACGGCCCTGCCGGTCATGCAGCGGGTCACGGACCGGACGGAGGAGGCGACACTGCTGTCCGTCCTGGACGGCACCCGCCATCTGTACGTCCACTACGTGGACGGCCCACTGCCGGTAGGCGTACGCAGCGAACCGGGCCGGCACGGCCCCCTGCACTGCACGTCGATGGGGAAGGTACTGATGGCCTTCGCGCCGGAGGAGGTACGGACCGACCTGCTGGCCCGCGTCGACCTCACCCCGTACGGCCCGAACAGCATCACGGACCGCGCCGTCCTGCGCGAGGCGGTACGCCTGGCCCGGGAGAACGGCTACGCCACCGCCGACGAGGAACACCACGCGGGCCTGCGCGCCGTAGCCGTCCCCGTCCTACGCCCCGACGGCACAGTCTTCGCCGCCCTCTCCACCGCAGCCCCCGCCTTCCGCCGCACCCTGCCCGACCTGATCGCCCTGGTCCCCCTACTCCAATCAGCAGCAACAGAACTGGGCGCACGCTTGCCGACAAGGTGA